A stretch of the bacterium SCSIO 12827 genome encodes the following:
- a CDS encoding magnesium transporter has translation MSGNLDAATVKLERRFLLDFPWEAARRIETLPAAETAPTLTRQPANVLAPLWRMLLPETAARLLKRLPDDLACALLGELRPGEALRVFNALKPADREHYLAALDPAIADDLKRLGDFPEGSAGRLMITDIAQFRSTMTAKQALAALRRARAKTARSLFLVDEDNRLTGKVGIQDLAVADPAAKLADIATPVLAYVSPLTPQEEVADLLEQHRLVDLPVVDHDGQLMGVVQHTTLIGALQADASVDIQTMVGASKDERALSKPLFAVRKRLPWLQINLLTAFMAAAVVGLFEGTIAKFTALAVLLPVVAGQSGNAGAQALAVTMRGLALREITPRQWFAVTFKEANVGLVNGIAVAATCGIGVYFWSGSLGLVLVITVSMVLAMVAAGLAGAIVPVVLTKLGQDPAVASSIILTTVTDIAGFFSFLGIATILSGLL, from the coding sequence GGCGGCGCGCCGCATCGAGACCCTGCCGGCGGCGGAAACCGCCCCCACCCTGACCCGGCAGCCGGCCAACGTTCTGGCCCCCTTGTGGCGCATGCTGCTGCCGGAAACGGCGGCGCGGCTGTTGAAGCGCCTGCCCGACGACCTGGCCTGCGCCTTGTTGGGCGAACTGCGGCCCGGCGAGGCGCTGCGCGTGTTCAACGCCCTGAAACCGGCCGACCGCGAGCACTATCTGGCCGCCCTCGACCCGGCCATCGCCGACGACCTGAAACGCCTGGGCGACTTTCCCGAAGGCAGCGCCGGGCGCCTGATGATCACCGACATCGCGCAGTTCCGCAGCACCATGACCGCCAAGCAGGCGTTGGCCGCCTTGCGCCGCGCGCGGGCCAAGACGGCGCGTTCTTTGTTTCTCGTCGATGAGGACAACCGGTTGACCGGCAAGGTCGGCATCCAGGACCTTGCCGTCGCCGACCCGGCCGCCAAGCTGGCCGATATCGCGACGCCGGTTTTGGCCTATGTCAGCCCGCTGACCCCTCAGGAAGAGGTCGCCGACCTTCTGGAACAGCATCGCCTGGTCGACCTGCCTGTGGTCGACCACGACGGCCAACTGATGGGCGTGGTCCAGCACACCACCCTGATCGGCGCCCTGCAGGCTGATGCCTCCGTCGACATTCAGACCATGGTCGGTGCGTCCAAGGACGAACGCGCCCTGTCCAAACCCCTGTTCGCGGTCAGAAAGCGCCTGCCCTGGCTGCAGATCAACCTGCTGACCGCCTTCATGGCCGCCGCCGTGGTCGGCCTGTTCGAAGGCACCATCGCCAAGTTCACGGCCCTGGCCGTGCTGCTGCCGGTGGTCGCCGGACAATCGGGCAACGCGGGGGCGCAGGCCCTGGCGGTGACCATGCGCGGATTGGCGCTGCGCGAAATCACGCCGCGCCAATGGTTCGCCGTGACCTTCAAGGAAGCCAACGTGGGCCTGGTCAACGGCATCGCCGTCGCCGCGACCTGCGGCATCGGGGTGTATTTCTGGTCGGGCTCCCTCGGCCTTGTTCTGGTCATCACCGTGTCCATGGTGCTGGCCATGGTCGCCGCCGGGCTGGCGGGCGCCATCGTGCCCGTGGTGCTGACCAAGCTGGGCCAGGACCCGGCGGTCGCGTCGTCGATCATCCTGACCACGGTCACCGACATCGCCGGGTTCTTTTCCTTCCTCGGCATCGCGACTATTCTGTCCGGACTTCTGTAA